The Musa acuminata AAA Group cultivar baxijiao chromosome BXJ1-8, Cavendish_Baxijiao_AAA, whole genome shotgun sequence genomic sequence CCTCTTCGGCCCTCTTTCTCTCTCGAACTCATCGTCGATGATCTCATCGCAGTCTATGTCCTCTGCTTCTTTCAGATTCGTACTCGAGGCCTTCTTCTTGGAGAAGACGAACCACATCAAACCTGAGACCGCCACCAGGACGCCAACTCCGACACCCAAGCCGATCTCGAGCCCAGCCTTGGTTTGCTTCCTCGGTTGCAAGGTGGAGTTGAAAGACCACGACAGCAGGCTGTGCGTCTCCGTCAAGTTGCCTGTGGACGCCGAGAAGCCGATCGCCACCATCTCCGGCAGCACATCTCGCAGATCCACGATGAAGTGCAGACTGGAATTGCCGCTGAAGGCCGGATTCCTTTCGTAACTCAGGAAAACGCTCAAGTTGTGAGTGGCGGCATCGTAGCTCGCCCATGCGCTTGCCCGCCTGCCATCCTTGAGGCTGCTGTTCCACTGCACAGTGGCGCTTGAGGTGATCGAGTCGATATCGATTCCGACATGGTCGGCGAGCGGATCCCACGCGTTGGGAAAGGTGTCGAACTCGACCGCCACCGTGCTGACCCTCGAGCTATCGACAGAGCTGTTGCTGAAGAGGCCGAGGAAGGCGCCCCGGGAGTAGGCAGGCAGGGTGGAAGGATACCCGGTGAGGAAGAAAGCGAGGCCGTCGCCGTGGGGCGTTAAGGGATTGGAGGAGTTGATGACGAAGGAGAAGTGGGTGGTGAAATCAGCCAGCTCCCTCGTGGTGGCATCCCAGAGGCGGAGCGGCTCCCGGTACACTACTCTGCCGACGCTGTATTGCATGGGGGAGCTCGTGAGATGGATCTCCTTGTCCAGCAACGATGCGTCGCCTTGGAACTCGATCTTTGACGTCGTATCGTTGTCGAAACCGGAGAAGTTGAAGGAGAGCGAGCTCGCCATGGGGATCACAGTCGTCAGGCAGACGAAGAGAAGAGACAAGTTGCTGGATCTCCTCAGAAACATGGCTGTGGCACGAGGCAGTGCAGGATGGAAGTGATGAAGCTGGTAAAGATGTTCTTCAGCTATAAAAGCCTCAAAACAATAATAAGATTCGTCTGCAATCGGTTTTCCTGATGCTTCATGATGACATTCCAAGAACCTGTCGTCCACTGAACATGCTTTACGGTCAAATCAACAAAGAAAGAGGCGTTCTTTATGTTGGGAATTACATGCACGTTGTTTTCGGTGTCACATCTCTCCATATCCAACCTGCGATCCGATGCAGGAGGGACACGCACTATGTCTAATATATGATGATCTTTATTCTTCATTTCTTGGGCGTGAGTAACGCTCCTTCCTGCTTTAAATCTACTCAATCTGTTGAGGAACGAAAGAGAATGATAACTCTGTACTACACGAGAAAAGAAGAATGTGGATCGATTACAAGTGCTTCGTTCCCACCACACACCAAGAACAATTAAATCTGCATGATGCAGGAACGAAAACAAACAAATGGCTACAGCAATTGCGGTGGAGATCTGATACGCCAGTTGAGCAGGCAACTGTTTCTCGGGTCACAATGTGGGCAGCATCATCTGCAGCGGCGATCTTGCATGGACCTTGAAGCGCTTCGCGGCTGCTCTCAGCACCCTCTTCCACCCCTGCAACCACCTCATGCGGTCATACGGAATCCTAAACGCCAAGATTGTGTACTACGGGGATGAAGCATTACCAGTTTAGGAGAAGGAACCGGAGAGAAATCCAAGCTCTTCCTAATAGCACTCGGCCTCTTCTTCTTCCGCTTCTTGTATGTGAGCTTTGCTTTCACTCTTCGGAGTGTCACTGGAGATCCGGCTAAGAGTTTCTTCCGGGCGTCATCGATGCCGCGGGGGAGCAGGGGAGACCATATCCCGCTCTGGGAGTAATCGAAGTCGAAGGCGGAGTTGTCCGGGAACTTGCCGAGGAGCTCCCGTGACATGGTCGGCTCCAGGTACTCCACCGTGACGACGCGCTCCGCCACCATGGCTCGACACTATCATCAGCGGAAACGGGGTCTGGGGGTGGCTTGTGGTGGTGAGGGGGAAGATGGAACGGATTGTAGAGGGAAGGAGATAGAGAGAGAGCGCGGATGGGGAAGAAAACAGAGGTAGAAGTGACCGTTAAGACTTGGCATGATTGTGTGTGTTAGCGTTAGGGGAAATTCGACCGTTGGGACTTGGCATTTAGCTTTGAAATTGTAGGAAGCTTGACCTACACCATTTTCTATGAGAGACAACGTGGAACCCACCGCAAAGGGTCCCGTTTTGCTCCAACAGTGAGTCAGGTAGGGAGGACGGGTTCGATTTAAattgttatataaaattatatagatTGATATTAATACgtacaatttttattttattttaataaaaatgataTCCGGTGGAAATTTTGATTATTCGAGTTGGTCTTCCCTACTAGTAGAAGTATGAAATCATGCATGACGTACATGGAACATGTCGATTGTCTCCTCCGATGACATTTGGGAAGATTCAAAGAGGACTTTCTGCTTATTGGGTGATGACCGTCGCCGTGGTTGATCAATTCCAAGAAGAAAAGGAGTGACAGCACATGCATTTACTTATTCAATTAATTAGAATGGATCGTTGGACTTGGAAACATCGATTCCCCCAACGCTACCTACTTGAACTCCCATTCATCACCTCCCCACCAATTTGCGTCCTTTTTCCTCGAGCTTGTCAGCCATGACGACCTTGTGTGGATCTTGGGTTTTCTCTACCTTCTTCTGCTTGTCAATTGCTGTCCCCTTGGCAACCTCTCTCTCCTTCAACTTCTCTTCTTTCGATCAATCCAGTCTATACAAAATCCGACTACAAGGGAACGCATCCTTCACCACTGAAGGCATACAGCTCACAAGGAATCAGCGGGACGGCAATATCACTGATAGCGTGGGTCGAGTAGCGTACGGGGAGCCGCTGCTCCTGTGGGATCCTGAAACCCGTGAGCTGACTGATTTCACCACTCGTTTTGCCTTCGCCATCAATGATCTGGGTCGATCTTTCTCCGGCGATGGTATCGCTTTCTTCCTGTCGTCGTATCCTTCTGCCATCCCACCCAGTTCGCTCGGCGGCAGCCTCGGCCTCTTCAACAGCACTCCGCTTCCCGCTAACTCAACGATCAATAATACAGTGGCGGTAGAGTTCGATACGTTTAAGAACGACGGCTTTGATATATCCGCCAACCACATCGGAATCGACGTCAACTCCGTCAACTCCTCTGCGGTTGTGGATTGGCGAAGCAATATCAAGAATGGTAATGAGGTAAATGCTTGGGTGAGCTACAACGCCAGCACTCATAACTTGAGCGTCTTGATGACTTACGCTCAAGATGCAGGGTCCGGCAACTCCAGTCTCTCCTACCTCATTGATCTGCGGGATTTTCTACCAGAGAAGGTAGCAGTGGGCTTCTCCGCGGCCACTGGTAGTGGAATCGAGACGCATGCCCTTCTGTCGTGGTCTTTCAACTCGAGTTTGCTACCAAAAACCATGCCGCCCGCTCCGCCTGCAGCGAAAAGGCAGAGCAAGATGGGGCTCGTGGTCGGTGTAGTAATCGGGGTAGCGGTCCTAATGGTTGTGTTGGGCTCGCTTGGTTTAATTTTGCGGAGGAGGAGGACCACTGGGAGGGATGCAGAAGATGAAGAGGAGCTGGAATTTGACCGGAACATGGATGACGAGTTCGAAAGAGAAAGAGGGCCAAAGAGGTTCGCTTACCAAGAGCTGGCCGACGCGACGAGGAATTTCTCCGAGGAGGAGAAGCTGGGCGAGGGAGGATTCGGATCGGTGTACAGAGGCTACTTGAAGGATTCGAAGCTTGAAGTGGCAATCAAGAGGATCTCCAGGGGATCCAAACAAGGAAGAAAGGAGTACGTCTCGGAGGTCAAGATCATAAGCCGGCTGAGGCATCGGAACTTGGTGCAGTTGGTGGGTTGGTGCCACGACCGCGGGGAGTTCTCGCTTGTCTACGAGTTCATGCCCAACGGAAGCCTCGATTCCTATCTATACAGCACAGCCAGGCTTCTCGAGTGGCCGGCGAGGCACAGGGTTGCGCTAGGCTTGGCCTCTGCGTTGCTCTATCTCCATGAAGAGTGGGAGCAGTGCGTGGTGCATCGCGACGTCAAACCCAGCAACGTCATGCTGGATTCAGCGTTCAACGCCAAGCTGGGAGATTTTGGGCTGGCAAGGCTGGTGGACCACGATCGCGGCTCGCAGACGACGGTGTTGGCAGGCACGATGGGGTACTTGGCCCCCGAGTGCGTCACCACCGGCAAGGCCAGCAAGGAGTCCGATGTTTACAGCTTCGGAATCTTGGCGCTGGAGATCGCATGTGGACGAAGGCCTGTGCAGCTGATGGAGCAGGCGAGCAAGGTGAGACTGGTGGAATGGGTGTGGGAGCTCTACGGCAGGAGAAGATTACTTGAAGCGGCCGATGAGAAGCTGGGTGGCGTCTTCGACGAGAAGCAGATGGAGTGCTTGATGGTTGTGGGGTTGTGGTGTGCTCATCCTGATTACGATCGACGCCCATTGATCAAACAGGTGATCAACGTGCTTAACCTCGAGGCTCCATTGCCGGAGCTCCCACCGTCGATGCCGGTGCCGATGTATTACGCGCCTCCCATCGAGGCGTACAGGTTCTCCTACGCATCCTCTGCTGCAGGAACAACGAGCGCGAGTTCTGCATCCACAGCCTGCGTTACCGACTCTTCCAACTCGAACATGTCTCAAGGATCATCGTCAACGACATCGCACTTACTGAAATTTCAGTGAGGCCGGCACCAAACACGCCGGTTCATATTACGATGTATTTTTTTAACCAAAACCATAATGATGATGTTGTAAGAAGGCGTAAATGACAATAATTCATGATGATTATAGATTTTTCTGAAAGCTTGGCCATCATGACAATCCAAATATTCCTTTTACGAAATCTTAATGACGGTGAATGCTGATTTAATATTGTGCAAATGTATCGATCATGATAATTAAAATATCTTTATTTGCTGCTAGAAGAATTCAGCCCAAACATCTAGAAGAATTCATCCGGTCATTAGGATGAAGACACGATACCAAATATATTCAAGCTGTATGAGTTGAGAAGACTTGACCCGCGTGACGAGAAATTTATTACGACGAAGGTGCCAAATGTGCTCGAGACTTATGAGTCGGAAAAACCCGACCCATGTGAACAAAGATCCACCCATAGGCACAAAACAAAATATGTCCGATGTGCATAAGTCGAGAAACCTAACTTGTTTAAGTAAACATACCATGACAAAAATATAAGGCAAAATGTGCCCAAAACGTGCGAGTCAAAAAAAATGATCCATGAGAAGAGATCTCAAACGCTCTTATGTCGGATGAATTAAATATCGCACTTCGAGCCTCTCTTGCAAGAGCCCTGAGACATGCCTCTAAggagggaggacaaatgatagggaATAAATATATCGTCAGTTAATCATTATTTGACATGTAATTGTTACGTGGTATCCAAATACGGAAAGATAATCGTAAGTTTCCTTCGTCACCTTTATGACCAAAAAATAATAATCGTAAgttttcttcttatcttttatgaCAAAAAATAATTGTAAGCTTCCTTTTTGCCCTTTATGATTAGAAAGATAatcataaactttttttttatcctttataaccagaaagataattataaattttattcacATCCTTTATGACCAAGTATAAATGCTCATCTTTAGTGTTATAAAAGAAGACaaacttatctttttttttactttgtttctATACACATTGACTTTGGAtttctaacttaagcatcgaagggatTGACTTAGGAAACTTCTCATGACCTCAGTCTTAATGCAGGTGATGCCTCGGGAGCTTACGTTTTCATCTCGAATAACTCTATACATACGAGTTCAATCCACGTCAAGTTAATCAAGACATCAACAATATTCTCCCTTAATAGCAAACATCATTATTTACCAAGTGGAGAAGGAATGTATAATCATAATCAAAGATAAAGATAaaggttaagatttattttagccATCGTGGTTTTGACCATAGACCACTTAAACTCTTATagtttactcatgtctaaaataacccttatatATTTTAAAACGTAACATATAAATCTCTCTCattaagtctgagttaacaaataTCGGAGTTTACTTACGTGGCATACTgactaataataaattattaatataatgatatatgtattttaagttaaaaaaatctattttagcCATTATGATTTTGGTCATGGAGTACTTAAGCTgttattttgatatcttaatattaAGATTATTATAACTTTATGatgtataataattttttattttaaaattttatgattaataaatatgataattgatttatgattttaaaataattatttaacttATAATCATCTCTtaagcttaagtaaattttaagattgatttaattattaaaattcttattttttggattaacataatagttttaatttatttaattagatatattaatgttttaataattatgtttgaatttctataatttaattagttttaaatttaagatcatgaatttaaatttttttaattcatgGATTTGAGTAACTCTTTGGtaacttaaaatattaaaatctaatttgataagaattACAATTGATTGGAGTCTAACCTAAGTCAAGTTGATATGTTAGATCGAGTCGTCCCAGCCTTAATGGTCATGTAAGACATAGCTTATGTGGCCATATAGAACTCAACCCATTTGGCAAGTTATGATAGAACTTATGTAGTCAGACATGATTTAGCTTATGTGCCTATGTACGACataactcatatggtaaggtacgatCCAACTCACGTGGACAGGCATGGTCCAGCTCATGTGGTAAAGTACA encodes the following:
- the LOC103993946 gene encoding L-type lectin-domain containing receptor kinase IX.1; translated protein: MTTLCGSWVFSTFFCLSIAVPLATSLSFNFSSFDQSSLYKIRLQGNASFTTEGIQLTRNQRDGNITDSVGRVAYGEPLLLWDPETRELTDFTTRFAFAINDLGRSFSGDGIAFFLSSYPSAIPPSSLGGSLGLFNSTPLPANSTINNTVAVEFDTFKNDGFDISANHIGIDVNSVNSSAVVDWRSNIKNGNEVNAWVSYNASTHNLSVLMTYAQDAGSGNSSLSYLIDLRDFLPEKVAVGFSAATGSGIETHALLSWSFNSSLLPKTMPPAPPAAKRQSKMGLVVGVVIGVAVLMVVLGSLGLILRRRRTTGRDAEDEEELEFDRNMDDEFERERGPKRFAYQELADATRNFSEEEKLGEGGFGSVYRGYLKDSKLEVAIKRISRGSKQGRKEYVSEVKIISRLRHRNLVQLVGWCHDRGEFSLVYEFMPNGSLDSYLYSTARLLEWPARHRVALGLASALLYLHEEWEQCVVHRDVKPSNVMLDSAFNAKLGDFGLARLVDHDRGSQTTVLAGTMGYLAPECVTTGKASKESDVYSFGILALEIACGRRPVQLMEQASKVRLVEWVWELYGRRRLLEAADEKLGGVFDEKQMECLMVVGLWCAHPDYDRRPLIKQVINVLNLEAPLPELPPSMPVPMYYAPPIEAYRFSYASSAAGTTSASSASTACVTDSSNSNMSQGSSSTTSHLLKFQ
- the LOC135586308 gene encoding uncharacterized protein LOC135586308, with amino-acid sequence MVAERVVTVEYLEPTMSRELLGKFPDNSAFDFDYSQSGIWSPLLPRGIDDARKKLLAGSPVTLRRVKAKLTYKKRKKKRPSAIRKSLDFSPVPSPKLGWKRVLRAAAKRFKVHARSPLQMMLPTL